One Archangium violaceum genomic window, CTCGTTCGCGGAGAACCCGCAGAAGTTCGTGCCCTACGCCCTGCTCCGGGACAGCAAGGGCGTCTACTACCTGGTGGAGCGGGGTTTCCGGCCGGAGGAGGAGAACCGCTTCCGGGTGTCCATCGGGCCCAAGGGCAATCTCAAGCCGCAGCAGATGGTCAACCTCGTCTCCGATTCGGAGGGGCAGATCTTCTCCACGAAGAAGGGCGATCTCCGGCTCGTGGTGGACGAGAAGAAGCCCTCGATCTGGATCGAGAAGAAGAAGAAGCTCGAGCTGCGCGCGGTGCCCGTCTCGGAGAACCTGCCGCTCATCTACAACGAGCTGGGGCCCTACACCGGCGTCCGGCTGGGCACGCCCTGCGACGATCAGTGAGCGGGCTTCGCGCCTGAGCGCGTCTCGACCCCCGCCCTCTCCCCGAGGAGGGCTGGGGTTGCGTCCAGACGTTACCAACACAGGTGCAGCAAGCGCGGCCCATGTTGGCGCGGCTGCTGACGGTGCGAGAGGTGGCGGAACGGCTGGCGGTGTCTCCTGCTACCGTTCACAGCCTGTGCGCCGCTGGGCGGCTCCGGTTCGTTCGGGTGGGACTGCCGTGAGGATTGACCCGGTCAGTCTGGAGGCGTTCATGGCCACCGGAAGCCAGTCCTGTGGGAGAACAGGCAGCCCCGCCGGGGCTTGAGCAATGAGGGGCCTTCCCGCGTCGAGACACGCGGGCTCACATCAAAGCCCCAGCCCCACAGTCAAAGCCGGAAAGGTCACGTTCCCGATGACGAAGGTTCGTTGGCCGTCAGCCTCCCAGAGCTTCAGGGTGAAGGTGCCCTCTGTCCGCGCGTCCGGGGCCATCACTTCGAGCCAGACGCGGCGCTCCTCACCCGAAGGGATGGGCTCGGCTGGCCAGAAGGTCGCGTCCAGTACCTCTCCCCTGGGCCCGACCAAAACCGCGCCTTGCGGTGTCCACGACTTCACCGCGTCCGGGTTCTCCAACCACAACTCGATGGCGACCCGGCCAGGAGCGCGGAATGTCGTTACAGTCCGTGGCCGTAGGGTGTTGCTCTCGCGCTTGGTGATGCGCTTGGTGATGGTTTGAGACGGGATGCCCGCTTCCCCCACCATGCCCGAGGCGAACAGCCCGATCAGGCCCTCCGGCCTGTCTCGTTCCGCGTGCAGCCGTTGGATTTCCGCGCGCAGATCCGAGTTCTCCTCGCGCGTCTTCCTCAACTCGGCCTGGACGGAGTCCACCGAACGCGGGTGGCGGAAGATCTCCACCTGGCGCTCACCAATCGCGGGATGGACAACCAACCGGAAGTTTGCGCAAGCAGGAACCGCATCATCGGCGAAGCACACCGTCACCATGCTGGATTTCGCACCGCGCATCTTCTCCGAGGGCTCAAGCGTGAGGAGCCGCCTTCCAGGCGCCACCTCGAAGTGCTCGCGATTCTCCAACGTCATCCCGCCCGCCCGCACATCCGAGTCGAAGCGGAAGGTGGTGGGCTGCCCTGGACTGATTTGAACCTCGGGGACTTCGTTGGTCCCTTCCGCCGTCAGCTCGATGCAGCGGCCCTCTGCCTCCCCTGGCGGAGGACAGGTCTGCGCGGTGGCGGAAGTCCCCGCGAGAAGCAGCATCATCAGGAACGCAGCAGGCAACGAAGCGAACACGGGGAGAAGACTCCGAAGCAGAAACGGTGTCCGCCTCTATCACGGCTCCGGGCCCCATGGTGACTGAGCCCGGGGCGATGGTACTGACCGCTCGGCAGGCCCTTATTCGAAGCTGCTGACGGCTCTCACGCGCACCGTGGAGAAGACTCGTGCGCTCTCCGGTCCTCCGTTCGGCTCCCGAATGGCGCCTCTCCCACCCTCCTCGTCTCTCACTTCCAGGCAGACCTTGAACGTGTCTCCGCCCGGCACCTTGGCTTCGGTGAGTCTCCCGTACACGCGCCCATCGCCGAAGATCAGCCGCCCGGACAAGAGAGTCTTCTGCGGCAACTTCCCCCAGTCGCCAATCAATCGGATGGTGGTGTCACCCTCTTTCACGGTGATGTACATGGCCTCAGGCGAGGGGAATGTCGCGGGATGTTGGTTCCCGATGTCGAGGCCGAGCGTCTTCATCGTCTCGACCGCGCCCGCCGGACATGGAGCAGGTTCCGGAGTGGGGCGAACCTGCGGTGCTGGGCAGCCAGACAGCGCCGTACAGAGGGCCGCTGAACCAAGCGCATTGCCCGCGCGTCCGAGGACCTTCGTCTTCTTCTGTTGGGGCTTCTCGCTGCTGTCGTCCTTGCGAAGCATCGTGATCATGACAGGCGCGGAAATGGAGCCCATCGCAGGCTCGGCGCCTTCTCCGCTTGGAGGATCCAGCGGCTTCGCGGATTGCGCCACTTCACGACCGGGCCCGGCTTGTCGAGTGGGAGCGGCCTCGGATGACGTGTGGAGTGGAGCCGACTCAGGACCAGTGGGCAGCGAGGTTGCGAACAGGAACGCGCCGAGCGCCACAGCCGCGCCCCCCACTGCTGCTGCGAAGCGAGAGCGACGGCGCGAGACCGGAGGGGTCGGGGCTGGTGTAGCTCGCGGTGCTCCATGAGGGGCCGGGGCTTGGGATGCTGGTGGCGGAACCGGCTCCGGTGGAACCGGCTCCGAGACAAGGACAGCAGCAGCAACGGGAGATTGCTGTTCCGGCACGACGGCGACAACTTCGGCCTTGGGCGCAGGTGCTTCTCCGGCCTTCTCCATGGCCTCGGGTGCAAGAGCCGGAACCTTCTTCGGTGGCATCCGGCCTCTCCGACGCTCTTTCTTCAGCCAACGTCGGAGCCAGCGCTTCGAGTCGTCCACATCCACCAGCGCGGGATCTTCCTCGGTCGTCCTGGTGTGGGGCGAGTCCGGCTCGAACAGCGGGAGGTCCCAGCTTGCATCGGCCTCGGCGTTGGCCATGGCCGCATCGAGTGCCGCGCAGAAATCGACCACACTCCCGTAGCGTGCTGCCGGGTCCTTCTCCAACATCCGCATGCAGATGTCGGAGAGTGCTCGCGAGACTCGTGGATTGAGAACATGCGGCGCCACAGGCGTTTGGTGGAGGATGCGTTCCGCGAGTCCGCCCTCTTCTCCATCCTCCCTGTCTCCGAACGGAAGGATGTCCGTCAGCAGCCAATAGAACGACACCCCAAGGGCCCAAAGCTCGTCCGCTGGGCTGTAGTCGTAGCTCCCGGAATCGTTATCTCTGCTGAAACGCCACGCCTCGGGCGCGCGGAACTCGATGGTTCCTGGCGGAAGACGCGAAGTGGTGGGGGCTGGGAGCCCCGTGAGCGTGCTCACGCCGAAGTCGATCAGCAGCGGTCTCGTGTTCCCATCCCGGATGATGACGTTGTCCGGCTTGAGGTCCCTGTGCATGACGCCTTGCCGAAGCACTTCGCCGAGCGTCAGCCCGATATCCAGCATGATGCGCGCGGACTTGCGCGCCGAGGGGTTCTCCTCCGAAACATACGTCTCCAGGGTCCGGCCCCCGGCGAACTCCATGACGATGTAGGGGTGACCGACGAATGGATCCGGCCAGTATCCGCATCCGAAGAAGCGGACGACATCGGGATGCTCCAGGTGGTTCAGGATGCTGCTCTCTCGCTTGGCCCTGTCATTCAACAAGTGGCCCCGGAGGATCTTGACGGCGTAGAAGCATCCAGCCTGCTCGGCCTTGTAGACGTAGCCGTAGCTCCCGCTGCCGAGCCTCTCGACAATGCGGTAGCCCCCGACCATTTCTTGGGTTTCCGGCAACCTGTAGACCAATCCCACGGAACCACCCCCGAGAATGCCGAGCCTACCAGCCTCGTGGAGAGCGAGCTGCGCTCCGAAAGCCACGGCCCCCCGTCCACCGTGGTAGACGGCCTCCATGGACGAAGAACTTCAGCGCTCCCTCGGAGAGGTGGCTCGCGCGGCACGGGAGCGCCTCGGACTCACGCAGGCCCAAGTCGCCCAGAAGGTGGGTCTCGTCCCGGGTGTCTACGGGAGGATCGAACGCGGCGACATGATGCCGTCCGTCCCGAGCCTGCGGCGAATCAGCATCGTCCTGGGAATCTCGTCTGACGCGCTGATGGGGGTGAGCCCTTCGCGGGTTGCAGCCACGGTGGATGAAGCGCCCCCAGTGGAGAACCTCTCGCCTGAACTTCGGCGCATCCTCCATCAACTTCGCACGTGGACGCCGAAGCGGCTGAAGGTGCTCAGCAAGGTGCTGACCGTACTTGCTTCCTCCTTCGAGGATTGAGCCAGGTAGAACCATCCGCTTACTCGGCTTGACCATCTGGCCGTTGTGCCGTGTGTCTCACCAGCGCATTGGCCGTGCTGAGCATGACGGATACCTGTGCGGCGTCCATGCGGCGAAGCGTTCTCACCAGTCGGCGCAGCTCGGGTGGATCATCTGCCTCGGGTTCAGGCACCTTCAGCCACGAAGGAGCCTTCTCGACATCGAGCCCCAGGACGATGTTTGCGTCCAGGCGCAGCACGCGGCACAACCTGCGAAAGGTCGGAACGCTCGGGAGTAGGTATCCTCGCTCCAGCCGACCGAAAACCTCGGTGACGATCCCAACGCGATCCGCCACATCAGCCTGGGTCAGCTCGGCCGTCTTGCGAGCCTCACGCACGACCGCTGCCAGGTGGACCATCAGCTTCTTCTTCTCGTTCTGCCTGTCCGTCATCGGTGCGCTCGGTCCAGTGGTTATCGGATGCTCGATGCCTTCGGCCAGGGGAGGACACCCATCTCGATAGGGTGCGCATCCTTCCGCTTGAGGGCGGATGCTTTCTTGAGGATGTCGGCCAGTTCCGCTGCCGCCTCGGTGGCGCCGAAGGGTTGGCCGAGACTGCGAAGGTACGCGCGCAGATCGTCACGCAATTCAGCGGCCGACTGGTAGCGCTCA contains:
- a CDS encoding DUF2381 family protein; this encodes MFASLPAAFLMMLLLAGTSATAQTCPPPGEAEGRCIELTAEGTNEVPEVQISPGQPTTFRFDSDVRAGGMTLENREHFEVAPGRRLLTLEPSEKMRGAKSSMVTVCFADDAVPACANFRLVVHPAIGERQVEIFRHPRSVDSVQAELRKTREENSDLRAEIQRLHAERDRPEGLIGLFASGMVGEAGIPSQTITKRITKRESNTLRPRTVTTFRAPGRVAIELWLENPDAVKSWTPQGAVLVGPRGEVLDATFWPAEPIPSGEERRVWLEVMAPDARTEGTFTLKLWEADGQRTFVIGNVTFPALTVGLGL
- a CDS encoding helix-turn-helix domain-containing protein, whose translation is MLARLLTVREVAERLAVSPATVHSLCAAGRLRFVRVGLP
- a CDS encoding helix-turn-helix domain-containing protein, with product MDEELQRSLGEVARAARERLGLTQAQVAQKVGLVPGVYGRIERGDMMPSVPSLRRISIVLGISSDALMGVSPSRVAATVDEAPPVENLSPELRRILHQLRTWTPKRLKVLSKVLTVLASSFED
- a CDS encoding helix-turn-helix domain-containing protein, which encodes MTDRQNEKKKLMVHLAAVVREARKTAELTQADVADRVGIVTEVFGRLERGYLLPSVPTFRRLCRVLRLDANIVLGLDVEKAPSWLKVPEPEADDPPELRRLVRTLRRMDAAQVSVMLSTANALVRHTAQRPDGQAE
- a CDS encoding serine/threonine protein kinase yields the protein MEAVYHGGRGAVAFGAQLALHEAGRLGILGGGSVGLVYRLPETQEMVGGYRIVERLGSGSYGYVYKAEQAGCFYAVKILRGHLLNDRAKRESSILNHLEHPDVVRFFGCGYWPDPFVGHPYIVMEFAGGRTLETYVSEENPSARKSARIMLDIGLTLGEVLRQGVMHRDLKPDNVIIRDGNTRPLLIDFGVSTLTGLPAPTTSRLPPGTIEFRAPEAWRFSRDNDSGSYDYSPADELWALGVSFYWLLTDILPFGDREDGEEGGLAERILHQTPVAPHVLNPRVSRALSDICMRMLEKDPAARYGSVVDFCAALDAAMANAEADASWDLPLFEPDSPHTRTTEEDPALVDVDDSKRWLRRWLKKERRRGRMPPKKVPALAPEAMEKAGEAPAPKAEVVAVVPEQQSPVAAAVLVSEPVPPEPVPPPASQAPAPHGAPRATPAPTPPVSRRRSRFAAAVGGAAVALGAFLFATSLPTGPESAPLHTSSEAAPTRQAGPGREVAQSAKPLDPPSGEGAEPAMGSISAPVMITMLRKDDSSEKPQQKKTKVLGRAGNALGSAALCTALSGCPAPQVRPTPEPAPCPAGAVETMKTLGLDIGNQHPATFPSPEAMYITVKEGDTTIRLIGDWGKLPQKTLLSGRLIFGDGRVYGRLTEAKVPGGDTFKVCLEVRDEEGGRGAIREPNGGPESARVFSTVRVRAVSSFE